In the genome of Chloroherpetonaceae bacterium, the window TTTGGCAATTGCCAAATCCTGCGTGCGTTTCTCGACCAGCACTGAAAGCTCCTTTTCTCGCCGAACGATGCTGGCTACCCGCCAGCGCGAAATCCCTACGCCCAGCAAAACAAGGCTCACCGATACTATTCCCAAAAACCACGTGGTTTGGTAAAAAAACGGCTCAATGGTGAAGGTTACAGTTGCGCCTTGCTTATTCCAGACCCCGTCATTATTACACGCTATTACTCGAAATGTGTAGGTATTTGGCGGTAAGTTGGTGTAGTATGCCTCTCGGCGCGTGTCGGCATTGTTCCAGTCCTTATCGAAGCCAACCAGTTGATAGCGAAAGCGCACTTTCTTGGGAGCCAGCAGCGATAGACCTGTGTAGTGAAATTCCAGCTTGCTTGTGCCTGCTCTGAATACCATCGGCTTTTCCTTCTCTACCAGTTGATTATCAACATAGATTTCTTCAATATGCACAGGCGGCGGTATGGGGTTTTTCGGCAAATCTTTTGGATTAATTCTCACCGCACCTTTTGCAGTTGGAAACCAGAGCATTCCATCACGGTCCTTACACGCTGAGGCGGGTGTGATGCCTTCATTTGTTTTCATACCTGCTTCTGTGCCAAAGGCTCTGGACGAAATTTTCTGCCGCTTTCCTTCGGCAAATTCGGTTAGCTCTGCTTTGCTTACACAAAAGATCCCTGTGTTGCAATTCATCCAAAGGTACCCTTCATCATCTTCGAGAATCTGAAACACATCATTGCCATACAGTCCATCTTTTGAGGTATAAGCTGTAATGCGCCCCTCCTTGATGCGCGACAGTCCGCCTGACGTGCCTACCCAAATTGTGTGCTCTTTATCTTCATAGACCGTGAAGACTACATCACCAGACAGATTGTCCTGCGAGGTGTAGGCCGCAAATTTCCCGTTCTTGTAGTAGTTCAGTCCTCCCCCATCGGTTGCAATCCAGATTGTGCTATCGGAGCTGCAATAAAGTGCAATAATAGAATTATGCGTTAGCCCGTCTACTGTGGTGAAGGTGGTGAATTTACCATCTTTGTAGCGTGATAGCCCGTGGATATTTGTGCCTACCCACAGTGCGCCTTCGTAGTCTTCCACGATGGTGCGCGTGCCATTGTCGGCTAATCCGTCTTTACGTGTGAGCGCTTTAAAGGACTTTCCGTCGTATTGCAGAATGCCGCCGCCGAACGTTGCAATCCAGAACTTATTATCTTTGGCTCTCAGGAAAGCCCGCACGATATTTGTCGGCAAACCCTCTCGGGTAGTGAAAACTTGTACCTTTCCGTCTTTCCAGTGTGTCATTCCATTAAAAGAGCCAAACCACATTGACCCATCACGGTCTTGATAAATGGAGTAGGTTACATCATCTGCCAATCCTTCCAGCTTACCGAAGGTCAGAAACTTGCCATCACGAAACCGATTTAAGCCTGAGCGCGACGTGCCAAACCACAGGCTTCCTTCTCGGTCTTCACAAAAGGCATAGACGCGCATACCCTCAAAACCTTCCTTTTCAGTGAAGTTCTCAAACTTGCCACCGTAGAAGCGCGCCAGCCCACGAATTGTACCCACCCACAGTGCGCCACCTGAATCCTGAAAAATGGAATAGACTATTTCATTTACTAAGCCATCTTGGGTAGAATAGGTTACCCAGCGCACTTGTTCAAAGCGTGCCATCCCTGCATTTGTGCCAATCCAGATATTGCCACTCCGGTCTTCATAGATGGTGCGCACGAAATCGTTAGGCAATGGCGCTACTTTCGTTTTGCTCGTGAAAGAGGTTGCCACGCCATTTTCCAACTTCCATAGCCCCAAATCCGTGCCTGCCCATACCACACCTTTTGAATCTACTACAACCACATTGATACTATTGCTTGGCAGCCCATTGCTGATAGTGTAAGTTGTTATCTTTCCTGTGCGCCAATCCAGCTTTACCAATCCCTTGCGTGTGCCTAACCAGAGCAGGTTTTGCACTGAGTCATAGCCAATGCTTGTGATAATGTTGCTTGGTAAGCCATCTTTCACTTGATACACCTCAAAGCGCCCTGCCTTGAACCGCAATAATCCTCCACCATTGGTGCCAATCCAGATTGCACTATCTGCTGTCTCTTTTAGTGCCAGCACCGTGCTATTTTGAAAGGCAGGTGTATTCCGTTGATTGAAGACCACAAAACGCGCCCCATCAAAACGAATCAAGCCATCGTAAGAGCCTAACCAGATGTACCCGTTGTTTTCACCGTATTGAGTCTGCAGAACGGCTAATACCGACTGATGCGGCAGCCCATCTTTCTTCTCCCACACTTCATAGTTGTACTGGGTGATTTTTTTCTTGGGGTCTAAGGCGAATAGTGGTGTGCTCAGTAGTATCCAGATACAAAGCAGTTGCACTGTAAGCTGGCTTTCTTTCCAGCCGCACTTCAGCTTCTTTGGCAGCATACTTAGCATTTGGCGTTGCGGTGCCAGACTCTCGTGAAGAAACTTTCTCAGAGCAAACACATTGCAAGCTTCTTCTTCCGTCACTTCCGTTTTGCGCTTTTGAAAATAGCTAAAATTCACTTAACCTAATTCTTACAGACTTGCCTGCGCAGCTCAGCGAGGCAATCGTGTCAGCTCGCATCGCCAATTGACATAACTGCTTTCAACATGGGACTCAGTCAGGAAGAACTGCTTGCGCTTTTCAAATCCACTGGTGCTTTGCTCGAGGGACACTTTCTCCTCTCGTCAGGGCTGCACAGTCCGCATTACTTCCAATGTGCGAAGGTCTTGCAGTATCCGCGCTACCTAATGATGCTATGTGAGCCTATTGCGGCACATTTTGCTCATTCCAACATCGATGTTGTCATTTCTCCTGCCTTAGGTGGTATTGTGGTAGGCACGGAAGTCGGTCGCCAGCTCAATGTGCGCACAATCTTTGCCGAGCGTGAAAATGGTGTCATGACGCTGCGTCGTGGGTTCGAAATTCAGCCCGGTGAGCGCTGCCTCGTGGTTGAAGACGTGGTGACGACAGGTGGCTCTGTTAGAGAAGTTATCAGGATTATTCAAGACAGGGGTGGCGTAGTGGCAGGCGTTGGTTTCATCGTTGACCGCAGCAATGGCAAGGTGCAACTGGCCGATGACCAATTTTCACTCTTGAAGTTAGATGTAGTGGCTTACCCACCCGACCAAGTTCCCCCTGAGCTTGCGAAAATTCCTCTTACCAAGCCTGGTAGTCGTCCGCAGCCGTCAAGTGCCGCATAACTTGCTACATCATATTTTGCGGATCGACATCGACTTCTAATCGCACAGTGCTGTTCCACTTTTTGCGAAAGTGGAGTTGCACTTGCCGCAGCACCGGCTTTGTGAGCCGTGCCCCTCGCTTTTGCTTGATCAGAATCTGGTAGCGAAATTGTCCTTTGAGCTTTGCAATGACTGCGGGCGCAGGTCCTAAGAGGTCAAACTGCTCTGCATCTAACAGCGCTTGCAGCATCTGAGCAAAATCGTTTGCTGCCGCTTGCACATCAGACTGATTTTTGCCCGAGAACCCAATCTTTACTAGTCTTGAAAAAGGCGGATAGGCGGTTTGCTGGCGGTAGGTTGTCTCATAGCCGAAAAAGCGCACATAGTCTTGCTGCAAGAGCAGCTTGAAGATATCGCTCTGCACGTTGTAGACCTGCAAATACACTTCTCCTTTCTTTCCTGCACGTCCTGCTCGCCCTGCTACTTGCAGAAGCAGCGCATAAAGCCGCTCCCCTGCTCGGAAATCAGGCAGTGCCAGTCCAATGTCGGCTGCCAGCGCTCCTACCAGTGTTACATTCGGGAAATCCAAGCCTTTGGCCACCATTTGCGTGCCCAGCAGAATGCGAGCTTTGCCTTCTGCAAACTCTCGCAAAATTTTGGCGTGGGCATCTTTGCGTGAAGTTGTGTCCAAATCCATTCGCAAAATGCGCTCGTTTGGAAAAAGCTGCTGCAGCTCCAACTCCACTCGCTCCGTGCCGCCTGAGCGAAAAGAGAGTTTGTCTGAGCCGCAGCGCCGACAGTGCGAAATCATTTCTTTGGTTTTGCCACAGTAGTGGCAGCGCAAGTGATTTTCCTGCAGGTGAAAGACCATTGGCACGCTGCACTCACTACACATCTGAATCCAGCCGCAACTTTCACAATAAATGCTGCTGGCGTAACCGCGCCGATTTTGGAACAAAATGACCTGCTCATTTTTTTCCAGACGCCTGCAAATCTCTTGGTAGAGTGTCTCAGATAGCGAGGGTGAGACTTTTTTTGCCCGTGCAATGTGAATGAGCTTGATGTCGGGCATTGTAGCCTTATCGGCGCGTTTAGTTAGCGAGAGCAGCTCATACTTGCCGATGTGCGCATTGTAGAATGACTCTACGGATGGTGTGGCTGAGCCAAGAATACATACTGCATTTTCGAATCGCGCTCGCATAACTGCCACATCTCGAGCGTGGTAGCGTGGCGATTGGTCGCATTGCTTGTATGAAGACTCGTGCTCTTCATCGACAATCACTACGCCTAAGTTTGGCAAGGGTGCAAAAATGGCTGAGCGCGGCCCCAGTGCAATTTTCGCACGACCGTGTTTCAGACTCTGCCATGCATCAAACTTTTCGCCATCGGACATCGCACTATGCAGCACACGCACTTCATTGCCGAAGTGGCTACGAAAGCGTGATGCCGTCTGCGGGGTGAGTGAAATTTCAGGCACAAGGACAATTGCGCTCTTGCCTTGTTCTAAGGCTTTACGAATCGCTTCAATATACATCCAAGTCTTGCCGCTGCCTGTTACACCGTGCAAAAGAAAGGTCTGGAATCGCCCTTGCTCAATTGCAGTGGTCAAGCGGCGAACCACCTTTGCTTGCTCATCAGTGAAACGGATTTCTTTTTTCGTCTCAGAAAACGACTCCAAAAACTCTCGGCTGAGTGTTACCTTCTCACACGCCAAAATGCCTTTCTCCACCAGTGCATTCATCGTAGCACTGCTTGCCCCGATTTCTTCTGCAAAGGCAATTGGCTTATTTAGTTGAATGAACTTTTGCAGCGCTTCTTCTTGCTTTTTGGAGCGCCTGAGCGAATTCAGCACAGACAGTAGCTCTAACTCAGTGAGCGGTTTTGCAAGGCGATATGCTGTTTTGAGTTTTGGCTTTGCTTTCTGCGCAAACGTTTTTTTGATTTCAATCAGTCCTCCTCGTTCAAGTTCAGAGAGTGCTAGCCTTAAATGCTTCGTCCCCAAGCGCCGTTGCAACTGCAGTGTGGTCAGCTTCTTTTCTTGATGCAGCAGTTTCATAATGCTGCGCCGCAGCTCTGTCTTGATGATTTTCTCATCGGACGGAAGCAGCTCGAGCTCCTCGCGCAGCACAACAGTTTCTTTGGGGCGGATTCGCATTACAGAAGGCAGCACGGCGTAAATTGCCTCAATTGGGTAAGCGATGTAGTAATCTGCCATCCAGAGCGCCAGTTGCATTAGTTCTGGCGACAGGGCTGGTTCGCCATTGTCGAAGACATCAAGAATCTCGTTGCCTGTTGGCAGAGGGGTTTCCAACTCACTTGCCAGCGATGACACAAAGCCCAATCGCTCTGCAGGAGCGCTGCCTCGTCGGCGAAACCGCACCAACACACGGCTTCCTACTTGAACTGCTCCTAAAAATTCTGGTGGAATCAAGTAGGGGTATGCATAATCGGTGAGCGAATGTTCGACATACACGAACGCATATTGGGCATTTGCGTGCGCCATACCTGCGACAACTTGCCGCAAATTATTCAAAAGTTTTACTCTAACTCAAAACTTTCGCCCCGTGCAGGGATTTCCACGCGCTCAAACCCTAATTCATACAGCCCTGCCCGCAGGGCTTCGCAGGCTTCTTTTTCGCCATGCACAAGAAATAGCCCCCTCATTTGGCTTGTGCGATAGGGAGCCAAGTAGGCTAAGAGTTCTGCCCTATCAGCATGTGCAGAGAAATTATTCATCACGACCACTTCTGCCCGCAGCTTATATGGCTCACCAAAGATGTTGACGGTCGGCTGACGCTCCAAAATTTTTCGCCCTAATGTGTTCTCTGCCATATAGCCCACAATCAGCACCGTTGTTCTTGGGTCAGAAATATGGTTTGCAAGGTGGTGCACAATGCGCCCTCCTTCTGCCATACCCGAACCAGCAATAATAATGCAAGGCTCTTGCAACGTGTTGAGCCGCTTCGACTCTTCGACTGAGCGCACATATGTGATATGCTCAAACTCAAGTGGGTTTCGATCTTCGTAAATCAACCGCCGCATTTCTTCGTCAAAGCACTCAGGATGATAGCGATAGACGTTTGTTACTTCTTGCGCCAGTGGACTATCCAAATAAATCGTCATACTGCTGGGTATTTTACCTGAGTGGTAAAGCTGACTGAGGTAGTAGAGAATTTCTTGCGTTCGTCCCACGCTGAAAGCTGGAATCAAAATTTTTCCTCCACTTCGATAAGTGCGTTGCACCACGTCGGTTAAAATGCGCTCCACTTCATCTTTCGGCTTGTGCAATCGATTGCCGTATGTGCTTTCTGTCAGCAGGTAATGCACCTCACCGCAGTGTTCCGGCTCTTTGAGAATGGGCGTATTTGGTCTGCCCAAGTCACCCGTAAATGCCAAGCGGACCTTCTGCCCTTTCTCCTGAATGTCCAGCACGCTGATCGCCGAGCCCAGAATATGCCCAGAGTGGTAGAAGGTCAGGCTAATGCCATCTGCAATCGGGAAAGTTTTATGAAAGGGTAGCGAGATAAAGTATTCCAGCGTCGCTTGTGCATCTTCAATAGTGTAGAGCGGTTCTACAGGCGGTAAGCCCTTTTTGCGGTGTTTTTTCGTTACAAACTCCGCATCTCTTTCTTGCAGCAGGGCTGTGTCTTGAAGCATTACGGCAGCTAAGTCGCGCGTGGCAGGTGTTGCAAAAATTTTCCCTCGAAAGCCTTGTTTGACAAGGGTTGGAAGATTGCCACTGTGGTCGGTGTGTGCATGAGAGAGAATCACCATATCCAGCTCACTTGGCGAGAACAGGAAATGTCGGTTGCGTGCTTCTGCTTCAGCGCGTCGCCCTTGATAGAGACCGCAATCCAGTAAAATTTTCTGGCCATTTGCTTCCAACAGGTGCGAAGAGCCTGTGACGCCCTGAACTGCACCAATGAAGGTCAGTTTCATTCTTGCAACGCGCTCCTACTTATGCATGCCATGTTAATTTTTCTTCAGCAAAGAGTGCGCTGCCTGCAGATTGCTTTTAAGTGAGCTGGCCTTCTCCTTTTGTTCGGTGGCTTGCTCTTTTGGCACTGTTTGTCCTGCTGGCTTATTTGTAGCAGCGCTTTCTGGATGATAGTGAAGGTATTCACTGCTCTTTGCGGTAGCTTCTCTCAGCGCACGCTCGAGCTGTTCCTCTGTCGTCGGCTTTGGAATATACTTGAAGACATTCAGTTCATTGACCGCTCGCACAATGAGCTTGACATCTACCGCATCGGTCAGAATAATGATAATCGCTTGTGGTCTTTCTTGCTTCAAGGTTTGCAGGAAATCTACCCCATCATACTCGCCCAGCTGCAGCTCGCTTACAATCACGGAGATTTCTTTCTTGGAGAAAATTTGAAAGGCCTCTTCGACCGTATCTGCCGCTAAAATTTCGTAAATGTCTTCGAGCTTGCTAACCAGATGCGCAATCTCTTCCTTGCTGTATCCGATGAAAAGCACACTCGGTCTTACTGATGGCTTGGGTGGCGCACTGACTGGCGCAACAGGCATCTTTGTTACACCCACTGCTGATGTCCTCAGCGCAGTGATTCGGTCGTAAATTTGCACGCCTAAGCGCACCACACTTTGCAGCATTTCAGGACGGCAAGGCTTGTTGAGGTAGCGGAAAATCTCACCTGCGTTGACGGACTTAATTACGCTCTCCAAATCCGCATAGCCTGTTAGTAACACACGAATCGTATCAGGGCTAATTGTCTTTGCTTGACGCAATAGCTCATGCCCGGGCATCTCTGGCATACGTTCATCGCTGATAATGACCTTAATAGGGTGCTGGCGCAGAATTTCCAGTGCTTCAAATCCGTTTTGGGCGGTGTGCACCTTGTAGTCAAAGTCCAGCAGGTCGCGCAACGAATTGAGCATCAGCGGCTCATCGTCGACCACCAAGATGTGCGAGAGTTCCTTCATTATCTTTCTCCTTGCCGAAGTTCAAAAGCGAGTTTTGCAAATTTAGCTAACAATGCCTTACAACTGTTTATCGCATTCGAGAGGTCAAGAAAACACTGTGCTTAGATTTTACCACGCACAGCTTGTCAGCGAGCCAACTGCCAGTCTCATCGCCTATTTAGGCCTTTTGCCTAGCTGAGCTACACTATGCTTTCGCTTTATCGCCCTCATCAGTGATTTTTGTTACGAAGCGATGTTTTCCTTTTGCTCTGCAACCACATTGCTGCGCCTTGTTTGCCGCAGCGGCAGCGTAATCGTAAACTCTGTGCCTCTACCGACTTCACTTGCGACCTGAATAGTGCCGTGATGCTGCTCAATGATTTTATAGACAATGGACAGCCCAAGCCCTGTCCCTTGACCTACTGGCTTTGTAGTAAAAAATGGCTCAAAAATTTTTTTCAAGTTCTCCTCTGGAATCCCGATGCCTGTGTCTGCGATTTTGATGATGGCTTTATCGCCTTCGGTCAGCGTCGTGATGGTAATTTTACCAAATTTTTCAATTGCTTGCGTCGCATTGGTAATAAGGTTCAGAAATACCTGATTGAGCTGTGCTGGATAGCATTCAACCATCAAGTTCGGTGCATAGTTTTTGATGACCTCAGCTTTGTGTTTTACCATATTTGTCGCGATCATCAAGGCTGAATCAATGCTCTCTGCCAGATTTACCAACTTGCAGGTTGCTTCATCAAGGCGAGAGAAGTTGCGCAAGTTGGTTACCAGTTCTTGAATGCGCTGCAAGCCGATGTTGGATTCACTAATAGTTCGGCGCGTGCGTTCTACCAGTGAAAGCTCTTCAATGCGCAAGACCATGCTACGGATATTTTCCAGCTGTGCTTCTAACTCAGCCAGCTCGCCTTCGCGCAGCATTTTTTCCATTTTTTGATACTCTCTGAGTGCACGCTCCAAAATGCCCACATTGCGCTCAATGACGCTAAGGTTATTGGTTACAAACCCAAGTGGCGTATTGACCTCGTGTGCAATGCCTGCAACCATTTGACCCAGCGATGCCATCTTCTCCGACTGAATGAGCTGCGCCTGCGTGCTTTTCAGGTCGCTCAGCAGCTTTTCGACACGCTCTTTTTCGCTTGCTAACTGATTGCGCTGACGCAGAATTTCATCGGTACTCTGTTGAATGATTCTATCGCGCTTGCGCAGCGAGATGGTCAGCCGAACTGCCATTGCAAAAAACACACCTAAGCTCAGTAGGAGCGCTGAGACCTGCAAGGTTTGCAAGCGTGCAATGCGCTCATTTGACACTTCACCCAATGTCGTAATAAAGCGCTGGTTTGCATTGAGAATAGCATCACTTTCTTTTACCATTGTCTCCACACATTGCTCCAGCAGCAGTGTATCAATACGGTCAGCGCTTGCAGCCGCCAGTTTGAGAAACTTCTCTCGGTGTGGTTGCCAGAGATGGTCAATGTTGCCCCACGCTTGCACTGCTTTTTCTTCTTCAATTGGTTTGACTGCTACAGCTGTCCCGAACAATGTGGCAGGGCCACCTTCTCTGAGTGCTCGCTGCAACTCGTCAAATTGTCGGATAGACGTTGCAAACTCTTTGAAGGCTGTATCGTATTGCGTTAGCATAAAAAATCTCAGGTGCATATCGCGCAAGCTTTTTTCCGCGCGCTGCCACTCACGTGCGCTTTGCGTCGCTAGTGCAACCTGTTTGGCATCTTCTTCACTGCGCTGTGCCAGCACATAGTTGATCACAAAGATAGAAGTGACCAGCAGCAAGAAGGCAATCGCATACAGCACCAGTTCGCCGTAATGCCCAATTTTTACCGCTTCTGGCGCGTTTTCAGTCGCTGTGTTTTTTGTCATTTTTGGGTCTTTTTTCTTGAAAAATGTGCCCCTGTGCAGTAGTTTCACCTCTGCCAGTCAGTATCAGGCGCTATTATGTCTCACCTTAGCTATGTGCCGAATAGCCTATCGCCTGCATCGCCTAGGCCGGGCAAGATGTATTTTTTGTCGTTCAGCTCTCTGTCTAATGTTGCTGCATAAATTGGCACTTCTGGGTGATGCTGGCTGAAATGTCGCACCCCCTCTGGCGCAGCCACTACCGAGACCAGCGACAGGTTTCTTGCACCTTTTTCTTTGAGCAAACTCACAGCCATTGTGGCACTTCCCCCTGTCGCCAGCATCGGGTCTAAGACAAAGCAATGTAGCTCAGAGATATTCTCAGGAATGTTCGAGTAGTAAAAGTGCGGCTGATGTGTAGTGTGGTCACGCGAAACCCCAATGTGTGAGACAGTGGCGTTTGGTAAAAATTTCAGAAATCCATTTTGCATACCTAGTCCCGCTCGCAACACTGGCGCAATCAGAAACTTTTCTTTCAGGCGGTAGCCCACCGTCGGTTCAAGGGGTGTTTCAATATGCACTGGCTCAAGCGGCAACTTCTCAAAGATTTCAATCGCCATAATTTCTGCCAGCCGCTCTAAGGCTGAACGGAACAGCTCTTCTGAGGTGTGCTTATTGCGTAGCACGGTTAGCTCACACTTCAGAAGCGAATGTTCAAAGACAGTGAGTTTCATAGTGGCTCTGTGACCGCGTTGAAAGTTGCCGCTTGCAGCCTTTTGCTCTACTTTGTTTTCGCTTGTTCAAGCCTAAGATAGATGTCGCAAGTATGCCCAGTCTCTGCCTATTTCATGCACTGCTCACTTTGCAGTTCCCAGCTTTGCCAGTGCTTCTGCTTTTGGGAAGAGCTTGATAGCTTCTTGCACGATGTTGTCTTCGTCGGCAAAAATCATTCGTTCATACTTAGAGCCCCAGATTTGGCGTGCTAAGTTGCCTTTCACCGCATTTTTCAGATAGCGCTCATCACGGTTGTAGTCGGCTTCGACGAAGGGGATATTTTTCTTCGCTGCCAGTGCAATCAGCTGCTTCATCATCTCTGAGCTGACCTCAAACTCCTTTCTGAACTTTTCAAAGTTGTGCTCATACTTTTTCTTGAAAGCAGGGTTTTGCTCAATGTAATGCTGTGCAAATTCATCAAAAATGCGCGCAGAGCGTAACTGACGGTAGTAGCGCGTTACCGTGTCGGGCCAGATGAAGTAATCGGGCATAATACCTCCCCCTCCTAGCACAATACGCCCTTTGTCCGTCTTATAAGGCTTATGAATGGAATCAGGCTTGATGAACATGCTGGCTTCAATGGGTTCGTTGCGTCCACGCAGCTCTTGTGCTTTTCTTTTGACCTCAGGGTCAGGGCTATTGATGCCTAGTTCGTTCCAGCCTCTTTCTTGAATTTCTGCGTAATATTCTTCTCTCCCGCGTCTGCCCCCGTCATAGGGTCGCTGGATAGAGCGCCCTGAAGGCGTGTAGTAGCGTGCAATGGTTACGCGAATCTGTGAGCCATCCGGCAAGTCAAAGGGGCGTTGTACCAAGCCCTTCCCGAAGGTCGTCTCGCCTACAATCAAGCCTCGGTCGTGGTCTTGCACTGCGCCAGCCACAATTTCCGACGCAGAGGCGCTGGCCCGATTGACCAAAATGATTAGCGGCTCTTTTTCAAACAAGTCCCCCGGCTTGGAGAATGCATTTTCCTCTGGTGCACTGCGCCCTTTTGTATAGACAATCTTCTGCACCCCTCCCAAAAGTTCATCCGAGACCTTGATAGCCTGATCCAAGTATCCGCCTGGATTCTGGCGCAAGTCTAAGATGAGTTTCTTCATTCCTTTGGCTTTTAGCTCCTTGAGGGCTTCGACAAACTCGTCATGCGTGGTTTGCACAAAGCGGTCAATGTAGATATAGCCAATGTCGTCGCGCAGCATCATTGAGACCCCGACGCTGTAGGTCGGAATCTTATCGCGCGTAATGACAAAATACAGCGGCTCTTTTTCACCTGGGCGAATGATTTTTACCTTTACTTTTGTGCCTTTCGGTCCTCGCAAACGCTTGATGACACCTTCTCGCGTGATGCCAATTGCTGAGGAGTCATCAATTTCCACGATTTTATCACCTGACTGAATGCCCAGCTTATCGCTCGGCCCACCGATAACTGGCGCCACCACAAAGAGTGTGTCGTTGAGCACATCGAACTCAATACCAATTCCCTCAAAATTGCCTTGAAATTCCTCCTTTGAACGACGATTTTGCTCTGCCGACAGATAGGCAGAATGCGGGTCTAAGCGCTCCAGCATTCCTTCAATTGCGCCTTCGGTGAGTTTCTGCGTATCCACATCATCTACGTAGTATTTGGAGACAAACAGAAAAGCTTGCGAGAATTTGCGCTGCTGTTCATAGAGATTGTCGCTCGAGATGCTGGTCTTGATTTGTGTGCCGACCAGAATACCAAAAATCAAGACTCCAACGATAAGTATGCCTAATGAGAAACGTCCCATGGTTCGGTCTGTTACGTTTGTTTCAGGTTTCAAGAAAATTTCATGTTTTATGGGAACTGCTGCAACTTCTGATGCTTGAAACAAGGGCTACTCATTCGTATCTTGGTGAAAAATAGGACACAATTCATTCAATCGCAATTCAGCCTCAAAAGTTTTGCTTTGCGGAGCAGGTGTTCTTTCCTCTTTACCCAACGCACTGCAGCGCATTGCAGAAATGCTTGCAGCGTTGCAGCACCGCCGAGCAACGCCCACCTCACCAAGACTTGTGCCT includes:
- a CDS encoding ATP-binding protein, giving the protein MLPKKLKCGWKESQLTVQLLCIWILLSTPLFALDPKKKITQYNYEVWEKKDGLPHQSVLAVLQTQYGENNGYIWLGSYDGLIRFDGARFVVFNQRNTPAFQNSTVLALKETADSAIWIGTNGGGLLRFKAGRFEVYQVKDGLPSNIITSIGYDSVQNLLWLGTRKGLVKLDWRTGKITTYTISNGLPSNSINVVVVDSKGVVWAGTDLGLWKLENGVATSFTSKTKVAPLPNDFVRTIYEDRSGNIWIGTNAGMARFEQVRWVTYSTQDGLVNEIVYSIFQDSGGALWVGTIRGLARFYGGKFENFTEKEGFEGMRVYAFCEDREGSLWFGTSRSGLNRFRDGKFLTFGKLEGLADDVTYSIYQDRDGSMWFGSFNGMTHWKDGKVQVFTTREGLPTNIVRAFLRAKDNKFWIATFGGGILQYDGKSFKALTRKDGLADNGTRTIVEDYEGALWVGTNIHGLSRYKDGKFTTFTTVDGLTHNSIIALYCSSDSTIWIATDGGGLNYYKNGKFAAYTSQDNLSGDVVFTVYEDKEHTIWVGTSGGLSRIKEGRITAYTSKDGLYGNDVFQILEDDEGYLWMNCNTGIFCVSKAELTEFAEGKRQKISSRAFGTEAGMKTNEGITPASACKDRDGMLWFPTAKGAVRINPKDLPKNPIPPPVHIEEIYVDNQLVEKEKPMVFRAGTSKLEFHYTGLSLLAPKKVRFRYQLVGFDKDWNNADTRREAYYTNLPPNTYTFRVIACNNDGVWNKQGATVTFTIEPFFYQTTWFLGIVSVSLVLLGVGISRWRVASIVRREKELSVLVEKRTQDLAIAKERLEIALQEARQAQEEMEIKRYEAEALRQKAEEANRMKTELLSVVAHDLKNPLQSILGLAMLIQERTEPNSDIYLMVQTILNAADRILKSIDGLLEAAALEEGKIELRKTLCDLSRLAEEVIAYNKVQAQSKNQNIVFEGETGCTALVDPDRMREVLENLISNAIKYSPEGKTIWVCVKKIGEEDAQTLQTAKALMPRSVLISVRDEGQGLSETDLQKLFGKFQRLSARPTGGESSTGLGLSIVKQLVEMHGGKVWAESEGKGKGSIFYINLPIAKESL
- the pyrE gene encoding orotate phosphoribosyltransferase, producing MGLSQEELLALFKSTGALLEGHFLLSSGLHSPHYFQCAKVLQYPRYLMMLCEPIAAHFAHSNIDVVISPALGGIVVGTEVGRQLNVRTIFAERENGVMTLRRGFEIQPGERCLVVEDVVTTGGSVREVIRIIQDRGGVVAGVGFIVDRSNGKVQLADDQFSLLKLDVVAYPPDQVPPELAKIPLTKPGSRPQPSSAA
- the priA gene encoding primosomal protein N' encodes the protein MAHANAQYAFVYVEHSLTDYAYPYLIPPEFLGAVQVGSRVLVRFRRRGSAPAERLGFVSSLASELETPLPTGNEILDVFDNGEPALSPELMQLALWMADYYIAYPIEAIYAVLPSVMRIRPKETVVLREELELLPSDEKIIKTELRRSIMKLLHQEKKLTTLQLQRRLGTKHLRLALSELERGGLIEIKKTFAQKAKPKLKTAYRLAKPLTELELLSVLNSLRRSKKQEEALQKFIQLNKPIAFAEEIGASSATMNALVEKGILACEKVTLSREFLESFSETKKEIRFTDEQAKVVRRLTTAIEQGRFQTFLLHGVTGSGKTWMYIEAIRKALEQGKSAIVLVPEISLTPQTASRFRSHFGNEVRVLHSAMSDGEKFDAWQSLKHGRAKIALGPRSAIFAPLPNLGVVIVDEEHESSYKQCDQSPRYHARDVAVMRARFENAVCILGSATPSVESFYNAHIGKYELLSLTKRADKATMPDIKLIHIARAKKVSPSLSETLYQEICRRLEKNEQVILFQNRRGYASSIYCESCGWIQMCSECSVPMVFHLQENHLRCHYCGKTKEMISHCRRCGSDKLSFRSGGTERVELELQQLFPNERILRMDLDTTSRKDAHAKILREFAEGKARILLGTQMVAKGLDFPNVTLVGALAADIGLALPDFRAGERLYALLLQVAGRAGRAGKKGEVYLQVYNVQSDIFKLLLQQDYVRFFGYETTYRQQTAYPPFSRLVKIGFSGKNQSDVQAAANDFAQMLQALLDAEQFDLLGPAPAVIAKLKGQFRYQILIKQKRGARLTKPVLRQVQLHFRKKWNSTVRLEVDVDPQNMM
- a CDS encoding MBL fold metallo-hydrolase; this translates as MKLTFIGAVQGVTGSSHLLEANGQKILLDCGLYQGRRAEAEARNRHFLFSPSELDMVILSHAHTDHSGNLPTLVKQGFRGKIFATPATRDLAAVMLQDTALLQERDAEFVTKKHRKKGLPPVEPLYTIEDAQATLEYFISLPFHKTFPIADGISLTFYHSGHILGSAISVLDIQEKGQKVRLAFTGDLGRPNTPILKEPEHCGEVHYLLTESTYGNRLHKPKDEVERILTDVVQRTYRSGGKILIPAFSVGRTQEILYYLSQLYHSGKIPSSMTIYLDSPLAQEVTNVYRYHPECFDEEMRRLIYEDRNPLEFEHITYVRSVEESKRLNTLQEPCIIIAGSGMAEGGRIVHHLANHISDPRTTVLIVGYMAENTLGRKILERQPTVNIFGEPYKLRAEVVVMNNFSAHADRAELLAYLAPYRTSQMRGLFLVHGEKEACEALRAGLYELGFERVEIPARGESFELE
- a CDS encoding response regulator; the protein is MKELSHILVVDDEPLMLNSLRDLLDFDYKVHTAQNGFEALEILRQHPIKVIISDERMPEMPGHELLRQAKTISPDTIRVLLTGYADLESVIKSVNAGEIFRYLNKPCRPEMLQSVVRLGVQIYDRITALRTSAVGVTKMPVAPVSAPPKPSVRPSVLFIGYSKEEIAHLVSKLEDIYEILAADTVEEAFQIFSKKEISVIVSELQLGEYDGVDFLQTLKQERPQAIIIILTDAVDVKLIVRAVNELNVFKYIPKPTTEEQLERALREATAKSSEYLHYHPESAATNKPAGQTVPKEQATEQKEKASSLKSNLQAAHSLLKKN